ACACCGTGTTCGTCTGGCACACTATCACCGGCGCTCATTCTGCCCGTCATGTCATGCTTACTTTATCCCGGGAGTAAATCTCCGGGTCAGAATTCAGCATGGGAAGATAATCTATACCTGCGGTATCTGCGGAGCAGTTACCCGTATCCCCCTCAATAAAAAAACCGAATCAAGGTGAAAAACAATCTCAGATATTACAGAATCCTATATCCAGACCCTGAAACCAACCATATGGGTCGGCAAAAACGGCTACACCGAAGATCTCGTTGCCGAGGTTCGCCACCAGCTTGACGCACGCAAAGTTATCAAAATCAAATGGCTACAGAATTCCGATATGAATGCCGAGGAGGTTCAGGACCTTGCCAAAGCCGCTTCAGCCGAGGTCATTGCCGCGCGTGGGAGGATGGTCGTTCTTGGTGCCAAAAACCGGGGAAAGGTCTCCGAAACCACGCCTTCGAGACGAACGCCGCCGAAAAATCTCTCGGCACGTAACAAGATCAAGTCTTCTTTCCTCGGAAAGAAATAACTCTTGTCTTTTTTCTAGGGAACATATATTATCTTCTGACTCTAATTTGTACAGACTGTTAATGTCATCAATCACGGAAATGTTCCGTGAAGCATGTCTCCAACATGCGGCATACAGTGAGGATTGTCAATGACTACAGTGTTTGATATTCCGGCAGACTTACTCATCGCAAAGGTAGCAGACGAACTCAAGAACGAGTCCGTTATTAAAGCACCCGAGTGGGCAGAGTATGTCAAGACGGGAGTACACAAGGAGATGCCGCCGGAAAATCCAGACTGGTGGTATGTTCGTTCCGCAGCAGTGCTGCGTAGAATTTACGTTGACGGCCCAATTGGAGTTGAGCGTATGCGCTCTGTTTACGGCGGTCTGCAGGACCGCGGTTCCAAGCCGTCCCACTTTAGAAAAGGCAGTGGTAGCATTGCCAGAAAAGTCATGCAGCAGCTCGAAACTGCCGGCTACCTCGAAAAGGTTACCGGTGGCCGCAGTGTTTCTGCAAAAGGCCGCAAATTCCTCGACAACATCGCCTACTCCATTAAGGATCAGGCAGTCGAGACTGCGCCCGGACTCGCAAAGTATTAAAAATAATAACTGACCAATTGAAGGTGATTCAAGATGGGAGACGATGAACTCGCAGAGATCCGCCGTCAGCGTATGATGCAGATGCAGCAGCAGCAGATGGCGGAACAAGACCAGATCCAGCGTCAGCAGCAGATGCAGGCACAGATTCAGTCTGTACTCATGCAGGTAATGGAGCCTGAAGCTCGTGAGCGGTTAAACACCATCCGGCTTACAAAACCGGAGTTTGCCGCTTCCGTCGAGCAGCAGATTGTATCTCTCGCCCAATCCGGACGCCTGCGTCAGAAAATTACCGATGAACAACTCAGACAGCTGTTAACTCAGATTGTCCCGCAGAAGAAGGAATTCAATATCCGCAGGGTTGGATGAAAGTAGGTGTGCTCTACAGCGGCGGTAAAGACAGCAGTCTTGCCGCGGTCCTGTTGTCACGGGATTATGATGTGGAGCTTTTGACCTTTGTCTTTGACGAAACCCATGCCGTGCCTTCTATCGAGGCGGCGGCAAAGGAAACCGGTTTCCCCTGGAAGAAACTGGTCTTTGCGCCAGGTTTCCTTGATGAAGTCGTGGACAGAATAGTTCATGACGGGCATCCTGCAAATGCTATCAACGAAATCCACCGACGGTCCCTCTGTGCTGCAGCACAGGAATATGAGGTGGTCGCTGACGGAACCCGACGAGATGACCGGGTTCCGATGCGGACACAGTCTGAAGTGCAGAGTCTGGAGATGAAGTACGGGGTAAGTTATATCCGCCCCTTACTTGGCATCGGAAAAAAAGAGATCATCCGGTTAGCGGAAAAGTTCTTTGAGATCGCCTACGGCGAAACCGGAACGATTCCAAACGGTGACTTCGAAAACGAGATCAGGTCAGAAATGACTCGGAGAGGAATAGACTTTGTGTCTCTCTTCCCGAAAAATCATGAACAGTCTCTGATCATCAAGAAAAAAATGGTGAATGAACCATGAGCAAACTTACCAAAAGCCGTAAGATTCGTCTTGCAAAGGCAACCCAGCAGAACCGCCGCGTTCCTGCCTGGGTCATGATCAAAACCAAGCGTACCGTTGTGTCGCATCCAAAGAGACGCAACTGGAGACGCAGCACTCTGAAGGTGTAAAAAAATGGTAGAAGTGCAAAAAGAACAGGTATACGTGATCCCGCTCCGCGATGTAAAGCGTGTTCCGTGCTACAAGCGTGCAAACGCAGCTATCAAAGACATCCGTGGCTACCTCGAGCATCACATGAAAAGTGATGACGTTAAGCTCGATAAGAGCATTAATGAACTCGTCTGGGCACGCGGATCCCAGAAACCGCCAAGACGCATTCGTGTTCGGGCAATGAAGTTCGAAGATGGTCAGGTCCAGGCAGAACTTGCTGAGGAATAAATGGACCAGACCCTGTCATTGAATGGTGACCCGAACATCGGCGTGTATGCCCGTGTCTTTGAAGATCTTGCCGTAGTCCCGGTCGAAGCTCCAAAAGAGTTCCGGGACAAAATAGCGGAAGCTTTGGATGTCGAGGTTATTGAAACCTTTATCCAGGGTTCCTCTGTCATAGGTCTCCTCCTGACTGGCAATTCCCGCGGATTTGTCGTTTCCGGTCTCATTCAGGATTCAGAACTCGAAATCCTTCAGGAGTACGGCGACTGTCTGCTCCTTGGAGAAGAGATGAATGCGGCAGGGAACGTAATCCTGACCAACGATTCGTTTGCCGTCGTGCATCCGGACATATCGTCTGTGATGCGCGAAATGGTGGCGGATTTTCTGAAAGTCAAGATAATCCCGATGTCCTTTGCAGGAGTCGGAACGGTCGGTATGACATGCGCCTGTACAAATACAGGTGTTCTTCTGCCGGCAAGAAGCACTCCCGAGGAGATCGAAAAACTGGAAAAGAGCATTGATAATGCTAACGTCGCTATTGGAACCGGATCCGTCAACATGGGTTCGGGGCTTATAGGTACCGGTCTTCTGATCAACAGTAAAGGATATCTGGCAGGTAACGCTACCACGGGCTATGAACTTGGTAGAATCGAAGATGTATTTGGATTCTTGTGAAAAATTCCTATTTTTCACGAGTTGAGCATGCTTAAAAAAAGTATGCGATTTCTGTGAGGTGAAATGAATGCCGAAATTTGAGGTAAAGGGCACGTTCAAAAATGATGGACAGATGAAGCCCTTCACAAAAATAGTCGATGCACCTTCCGAGAAACTTGCTGGAGAATTCACTCTTGCAACGATCGGAAGCAAGCACAGACTCGAACGCAAGTATATTACCATTGACGCTGCAAAGGCTATTAATGGCGAGTAATACTGATCAGGCATCCCTGGAGCAGGAGGTCCGCTCCCTCCAGGCATATGCCAATGAATATTCCCAGCAGTTTGAACTTCTGACCCAGCAGCTGCGGTTCATCGAATCGGCACGCGGGGAAGCTTTAACGTCCACCGAGTCGCTGGAAGCTTTCAGCGGTCTGGAAGGAGATGTACCCACTCTTCTGAATCTGGGCGGGGGCATATCAGTTCATGCCATCGTCACCGACACGAAGAAGATCCTGGTTGGGATCGGCGCAGGCATCACGGTTGAAAAACCGGTCGAAGAAGCGATCACGTTCCTTCACGACCGGGTCACTGAGATGGATGCATCCGCAAAACGGCTTACCGAGTCCCTTGGAAAGCTTCAGGAACAGATGCGGGCCGTTGAGCAGAGAATGCAGGAAATCTATTCTCAGACTCAGCACCGCTGAACTTCTCTTTTTTCCCGTTCCGTTCGCCATCACGCAAAACGCCTAAGTGTTTCAAAAAAAGGCGGGTGTTATCTTCTTTTGATCAGCAGGAAAGCGGCCGCCAGACCAAAAAGCATTCCTGCCGGCAGGATCGGTGACTTCGCAGCTCCGGTATCCGGGAAATCCGGCTCTTCGAGATAGAACGCATCGTCATCAAGATAATCATCGAGTTCGACTAGCCAGTAACAATTATTTTCATCCAATGCAGTAAAGACTAAATCTTCTGCAGGATCATCGCCGAATGTGAAACTGTCTGCGGAATATACCGTGGAGATCGCCTCTTCTTTTTCGTTGTAGACTTCAATAAGCGGTGTGAACACATCGCCTGGTAAAAGTTTCGTATCTCCCCAGAGGTTCGTACGCGAATACCAGCCGTCTTCCGATACGGATTCAACAAACAAATAGTTCGTCTTCATCGCGTTCATATCGACAACGGCAGTGATCACCGAAGGATGCGTTATGTCCTTTCCGTTGATCTCTCTCGTTATGTTTCCGAATATCAGATACACATCTTTGACGGACTCATCTTCGACGACGGAGTATGCATACGTCATTGATACGAGTACATCTGCATTTTTGTCGTCACTTCTCAGGACAAACCAGGATCCGTCCCAGTCTGGTTCCTCATACTCGCCGGTCGGAACGGAAATCCAGAGGCCGTCCTCGGAGTGAGCGTATATTTCCTCGAGTGGTGTTTGACCGACTATGATGCAGTTCGAATCAGTGTAATACACATAATCGGCAAACGCCCACGTCGTCTCCGTTTCGTCATGAACAACGATCGTTCGGCTGTCGGTATTCCCGCTCTTGTACGAAGCGCTTGGCTGACTTTGGCTGCCGGTTTTGCTCATATAGCTTGAGAAATACTCATACCATCCGTTTCTTCCAAACGCTATGCTTTGAGGGATCGCCTTTGTAAAGTCCTCTTTTGGTGCTACAATGGATACGCCGTTTGCAGCACTGAAATGGGTGGAGTGATCTTCTGCGACAACGTAATTCTGCAGTGAGGTCATCAGAGATCCGGCGGCTCTATGCAGTTCGGTCGTATCTTCGGTGTTCGCGTAAATCAGGTCCGCAAACTGATAGAGATCTACCGACGCCACCCTTGATCCATCATCCGACCTACCATAGCCTTGGACAGTTGTGTAGATATCTCCGAGAGCTGCAAGCGAGTCTTCGTTGTTGAGACTGTCTTTTAGCGAAGTCCCGAGTACGTCAAGGGATGCTACTACATTCTTTGCTTTCTGGAGACGGACAAGGGAGAGGGTTTTCCGATTCTCGTTCGTGCCTGATATATACGCAGAAATGATGCTCTTTCCAACTTCCTCCGGGGTCATCACCGGGTCGCTGGAGAACGCCTTACCGATTCCGACGTAATTGAGTCCGATCCCCGGAACATTCTCTTCGGATGCGAGAAGGAAATCCGCGTGCGTATCTAAGGCATCGGCCACTTCAAGGGATGCCATCTGACAGGCATCGAAGATAATGATATCATAAGGTTTGGAGGCAGCAATGCCGGTCTGCAGATCAGCCACACTCATTCATGTGTCGAACAGTTCGTTCGCACCAAATCCCTCATACCCTCCTCCATGATTCCAGAAGAGGAGATATCTGTTGGCTGATGCGAGATCATTTTCTGTAGAATAGGATTCTGCATACTGCAGACCCTCAGATAATGCACCTGACGATGAGATGTCCACGTCCGAAATCCGGATAAGAACATATTCTGTTGGGGTCCGGTGACCTCCGTCTGATCCGACGATGCCGTCCTCAAGATCTTTTTTCAGAAGGTCCAGATTTGTTATGGAAAGGCCGTTGTCCCATCCTGTTTGGTCAGCTCCTCCGTATATCACTAAAATATCAGTGATTTCCGGATCCAGATTGTTTACGAGATCGTTGAGATTCATGGAAGCAAGATGATCCTCCCCCGACTCCAGGTCGGATCCGACCATGTAAAAGACCAGATAATTTTCACTTGACGCTGAAACCGGAACAATCATCGCAGTGATGAGGAGCAGGAGAATTCCTCCAAGAATCAGAGTTTTTTGGACCACACCGTTTGATATCAATATATTCCAGTCATCGGTCTAAGTTAATATGGCATTCCCTCAGGTCTAACAGAGAGGAATTTATATTCACAGGACCGAATTAATAGATAATGTTTGAAGGACTGAAAAATAAGCTCGGTCTCGGGAAAAAAAAGAACCCGATTCCGGAGACGGAAGCGCCCGTTCCTGCCGCCGTCGAAACAATACCATCACCCCAGCCTGAGGATAAAAAAGCCCCGGGCTTCCTCAATAAAATCAAAACTCTTGTAGTAGAACACGAGTTTGTCCTCTCCGAAAAAGATATCGAGGAATCCCTCTTCGAACTCCAGATGGTCCTCCTGGAGTCCGATGTCGCTTATCCGGTAGCCGAGGCGATCACCGAACATATGAAAAAAGAACTCGTCGGCACTCACCGAAAGCTTCGCGAATCGGCCGATGATGTTGTCACGAACGCTCTTCGGCATGCAATCGAAGAGGTTCTCGGCGAGGGGTTCGATCTCGTATCCTATGTCAGAACGCATGACCGTCCGGTCAAGATCCTCTTCACCGGCGTGAACGGGACCGGGAAAACGACCTCGGTTGCTAAGATCGCCCATTATCTTCAGAGTCAGGGACTATCCGTCGTGGTCGGGGCGGGCGACACGTTCCGTGCCGGGGCCATTGAACAGATCCGGGTTCACTGTGATCGGCTTGGGATAAAACTCATCGCCCATCAGGAAGGTGCCGATCCCTCGGCAGTTCTCTACGACACCGTCGAGTACGCCAAAGCCCACAAAACTGATGTGGTTCTTGCGGATTCAGCAGGGCGCTTCCACAATCGTGTCAATCTCATGAACCAGCTCGAAAAAATCAAGCGGGTCATGAAACCCGATCTCGTCTTCTATGTGGACGAGGCCGTTGCGGGAAACGATGCCGTCATCCGTGCCGAAGAGTTTGAAAAGACCGTCTCCACAGACGGTGTCATTCTTACCAAGGTCGACATGGATCCAAAAGGCGGTGCTGCGATTTCGATTGCCTACACGATCGGAAAACCTCTTGTTTTCCTGGGAGTCGGGCAGGGATATGACGATATGAAACCGTTCACTCCCTCGCTGATTATCGATGAAATATTTGGAGATGACTAACATGGGACTCGATACACTTTCCAACTCACTCAAGGACGCAATGAAGAAACACGCCGGCAAGACGGTCATTGACCGTGCCGCAGTCGACGAACTCGTTCGCGATCTCCAAAGAGCCCTGCTCTCGTCGGATGTCAACGTCAAACTCGTGATGGAGCTCTCCAAGCAGATCAAAGCCCGTGCTCTGGACGAAGATCTTCCCAAAGGCATCAACGCCCGTGAACATGTTCTCAGAATCGTGTATCAGGAGCTGGTAAATCTTGTCGGCAAAGAGGCCGAGTTCTCCTTGAAACCGCAGAAGATTCTGATGGCCGGTCTGCAGGGTTCGGGTAAGACCACCACGACCGGCAAACTCTGCCGCTACTTCCAGAGAAAAGGGCTGAAAGTAGGGGCGATCGGTGCCGATAATTTCAGGCCCGGAGCGTATGCCCAGCTGGAAACACTCTGTAAAAAGATCAATGTTCCAAGTTACGGTGATCCAAAAGAGAAGGATACCGTAAAAATCGTCAAAGACGGACTTGCAGCCCTGAAAGATGTGGATGTCATCATTGTCGATACCGCCGGCCGTCATGCGCTGGAAGATGAGCTAATCGATGAGATCAAGCAGGTCAACGCATACCTCAAACCCGATCACCGCTGGCTCATCATCGACGCAGCTCTCGGTCAGGCGGCCCGTGATCAGGCAAAACGGTTCCATGAAGCGATCGGCATCGACGGCGTGATCGTGACGAAGATGGACGGTACGGCGAAAGGAGGAGGCGCCATGTCTGCCGTCGCCGAAACCCAGTCAGGAATCGTTTTCATCGGTAACGGTGAGACGATCGACGATCTCGAACGTTTCGATCCAAACGGATTCATCTCCAGACTTCTCGGCATGGGCGATCTCAAAGCCCTCGTCGAAAAGGCTGAGGAGTCGATGAATGCCGAGGATGTCGATATCAACGCCATGCTTCGGGGAAAGTTTACGCTGAACGATATGTATAAACAACTCGAAGCGGTACAGAAGATGGGTCCGTTAAAGCAGGTTCTCTCCATGCTGCCGATGGGCAATATGAACGTCCCATCCGATGCTTTGGAAGGAACCGCCGACAAGATGAAAAAGTTCAGAATCATCATGGACTCCATGAACCCCCAAGAACTTGACGAACCTGCCCTGATCAACACATCCAGAATGATGCGTGTTGCCAAAGGATCCGGGTCCTCGGTCGAGGAGGTGCGCGATCTGATCAAATACTATAAAATGATGCAGAAAACGCTGAAAGGATTCAGAGGGAACCGGATGGCGATGGGCAAAATGATGAAACAAATGCAGAAAGGCGGCATGGGACCTATGGGTCCAATGTAAGCCCGTTTTTATTACGATTTCATATAAGTCAGATTATAATTGTCTATCCCGGTCCCATCCGGGAGGATAGTAAAGTGGATCAAAGCCGCTTTGTAGTAGTTAATGTACGTGTTTTCTTCGTAAGAATACCAGACTAGTTCCCACGGTTTGTCAGAGACTCCATACTGATTCGTCCAGAATGAAAGACCCGTGTAGTTGGCATATATCTCATTTTTTATCGTATAGAGCATCCCGTTATATTCATACGCGCTGATCGCTTTCCATGTTCCGACGTATCCGTCAAGCGGATCTCCTTCTTCTCTGACAAAGGTTCGTCCCTCTTCATCGGTGGCATACATCCCATCCTCCGAGATTATTGCGATCCATGAGTCGTAGGCATATGCATATGACCCGTCTTCATTTTGGATCCAGGTCATATTGGAGACATAATCGGCTCCGTCATCATAAACCCAGGTCTCTGTTCCTTTACAACCGGGATTGAACGTGATTACGATCTGTGTTACATTTGGGGTGGGAAAATCGATGAGCTTTTCACTCGTCCAGGTGCCGATGATAGTATTTGGGGTACTGACGCACCCTGCCGAACAGATAATTACGAGGATTGCGGCAAGGACGAGCGGCAGATTTTTCATCCATACATCTGGTCTCTACGGTATCTTATATGTGTCGAACGTATGGTGTCAACCGTGATAATTTCAATCAAAAATGAGTTTTTACCAAAAAATGAGGTTAAAGAAGCATAGTATTCTGGTGTTTTGTCGAATGTAAATTCATGTGGGACTCACTCACCTTTCCTGCTGATCTCTTCCCGAATCCCAAACAAATACTCCTGAGCATATCCCGCATACTGACCAAAATGTTCTCTGGCAAACGATCCTGCTTTTTTATATGAGAGTTTTCGTGTACCTCCAAGATATTTTGTCCTAAGGATTCTCTCGATCCATACATCAACCGGGAACGCCTCGTATTTTTCAAAGCCAAACAGCAGGACACAGTCTGCCACCTTTGGCCCGACGCCATTTAGCATCATGAGTGTCTCATGTGCCTGAGAATACGGCATATCTGCAATCTTCTCTGCCCAGTGGGGGTCGGAGGCAGCCATTTCTGCAGCCCCGCAGATGTATGCGTCACGATACCCCACTTTGCATGTACGTATCGAACAGATCTCCTCTTCTGAGAGGCACTTTGCGTCCGGGAATGTGTGGAATGTCACCCCGTCTATTTCTAATTGGTTGCCATATTTCTCTGCGAGATTCTCGATCCGCATCATAATTCCGGGAATATTTGCACACGTCGCGCAGATATATGACACTAGACACTCCCAAGGATCCTGCCTGATGATCCGAAGACCGCGGCACTTTTCGATTGCTGCGTGGATCAGGGGATCTCTGTCTATATCATTAAGGATATCGTCAAGGGGGATATCAAGGCCAAAGTATCTGATGAGTTCCTTCTCGGTCGGTCCATCATACAAAAGAAGATCTCTCTCCTGCTGGATCTTCCATATTTGGTCTCCAACAGGTGCATACCAGAATCCGTTATGCTGCCGCCACCGAAATGCCTGCCCGCAGGAAACCGTCAGATCAAGCTGAAACGGTGTATCTTTCAGAGAAAATCTATGCATAAAAAAAGTTATTCTTTGAGCATCAGAATGCCCAGAAGAATTGCACCAAGGCCGCATAAGGCGAGAACAAGTCCGAATCCTCCCAATACGAACTGGATGAACAGATCAAAGTTGAACCAGATTCCAAGAATACCGAGAGCAAGAAGAATAATACCTACAATCAGAGTGATAAGTCCTGTTTTATCCATATTAGTATGTAATCGGTTTGTGCTTATATGCGTTGCGTCATCATTTCATCTTCCTTATCCAGAAGTATTCTATAGTATTCACAGCAAAACTACACAATAGTCATTATTTAGGCACTATGAATACGCATGCAGCCGATGACGGCGGCATCCGCGCTTTTTCTTCCGCCGAGAAGTCGGACGAATTCACGTTCGTTGGTTATGTCGCCGAAGTAGAGGTCGTAGATGCGGGCGGTTTTTTCTTCTTGATTTTCGGGAGCGGCCACATTTCCATTCAGGGATTCTTCCATGAAGGTTACGATCATGGGTGATCCATCTTTGCCGAACTGTTCTTTGAACTGATACATGACCCTGATCTTGGATTCAGGGACGTAAACTCTGAATTCAGGCATTTGTCAGTGTTCCCCGTTTCATGTGTTCTCTGATGAGAGCGAGGATGACTTTCGATGTCCTCGGATTTGGATACTTTTTCGTGAATGCAGCGAACGTCTTTTTGTCAGGGTCGCTGATCGTGAGGTTGAAATGTTCTTTCATTTTTTTATCACATCCCCTCTTTTTCAGAGGTTTTTCCAGCAGTTTCACCGGGGTCATTTCCCCCTCGTCTGCATACAAAATAATTATTTTTCTATGCATATTGGTGTATGTTTTTTTTTTCAAAAACGAGAGATTATTTCAATAATTGCAACATAATTTAGGGAAAATAAGAGTGCTGATTTTGGGCGTCGAAGTGGATGTGGGTGTCCTTTTGGCCGGTTGGATTATGGCCGGCGGTTTGCTGCATTTTTTCTTGGTATCACGCTATTTTTGCTGGTTTTGGTTTTTCGGGAGAGGTCCCCGGAATATATCTTTTGTTGGATTGTGAGTATTTATACCCCGAACCGCGCGGTGCGATAATGCCTCCGCTTTTGGAGAAAACCGGGTGCTCAGTGAGAGAGGAGGGGGGGTTTACGATGCAAAAAATGAGGTTGGGGAAGCGGGGACCTTTAGGTCCCTTAGCGGAGCAAATCTTTGATTTGCAACTGGGCGGGGCGGACGCTGAAAGCGGACGCCCTCAGCTGAGGCGGATTGACGGCGCAGCCGGCGATCTTAGCTAAGCAAGTCGATAGACTTGCGACCAAATCTTTGATTTGCGACTGGGCGGGGTGGACGCTGAAAGCGGACGCCCTCAGCTGAGCAAGGCTTTGCCTTGCGAGGGGGAGAAGAACGTGAAGATTCGGGAATGGAGCGGTATGAAGGTCGGGAAGGAGTTGGTTGGGTGTGGATACATGAGATAGAACCAACCGCGAACCGCAAATCAGAGATTTGCTCTCCGACTCGCTTCGCTCGCTTGAATCGGCGCGAATCCCGCAAGCCGTTGGCTTGCTCTCAGAATTGGATTTGCTGATCCTCACTTTCGCAATCCAGCTTCGCTGTCTTGCTCATCCCTCATCGGGAGCGTTCGGGCAAATCCTGTCGGCGCCCCAGCGCCTCCTGTGAGAGAGATGTTCATTGATCATTACATATGAGATGGTGGTTCTTTTCTGGCAATCGCAAAATGAGATGGAGAGAGGAATTGCAGTTGGGAGGCGCTGGGGCGCCGACAGGATTTGCCCGAACGTTCCCGATGAAGGGACGAGCAAGTCGAGGGCGGGCTGACCCGCAGGGGAGGCCTCAGCCGAGCAAGGCTTTGCCTTGCGAGAGACTTGCGAGAGTGAGGAATAGCAAATCCGATTCGCCTCGCCCGAAGGGCGGATTCGCGCCGATTCAAGCGAGCGAAGCGAGTCGGAGAGCAAATCTCTGATTTGCGGTTCGCGGTTGGTTTTTTCTCAGGTTTCCACACCCAACAAACTCCTTCCCGAATTGGATCGGTAGTTCCGGGGTCGTTTTTGGGACGATCTTCACGGACGAAATTTTGTTCATTTTTCGCAAACCAAAGATTTGCTCAGCTGAGGGACCTAAAGGTCCCCGCTTCCACTCGCAAACAGGTGTTTCGATTCCATTTTGACCTCTCGGGAACAATTTTTGAGGGATTTTCTCTAATGATTTTCGGCGGGTAAAAATCGAAATCGGCAGGATTTGGCGTATTTTCGATTTGGTGAGGTCATAGTATATATATTGAGAGGGAGGCGCCTGGAAAAAACGATACCCCGGGAAAGACTACCTACCTACCGCGTTACTAATTTATATAGTAGTAATTTTTATTTTGATTCTTCTCTCTCTCTCTCTCTCTCTCTCTCTCTCTCTCTTCTGTAATGTACATAAAATAATAATAATAAGAGACTAGGCGCCTAAAAAAAAAGTGATTGATGAGAGATTTTCTTCCGCTCTAGGTCACTACCTAGGTAGGTAGTCTGGCGGGTGTCATCGTTTTTTTCAGGCGCCTGGGGTTTTCTTTATATAGTTTTGGTGTTTTACCGGCGAAATCGGTAGCATTCGGAGTATTTTTTGTTGAGTGATAGTTTTTTGCTGGTTAAAAGAGGGATGTTTTTGATCGGCGGAGGGTCATTTTCCAATCGAAATGGCTATTTTCGGGTGGAGGTGGAGGGGGATGTGGGGGTGTTTGGACTGCAGATATTCTCTCCATCTTACCCTGACATCAGGTATTTCGGCCAAGAACCCCCTCATTACCGCGGATCATCCTTCTCAAAAGCATAGATCGCAGCGATCTCAGCACCATTCAATGGGAACGGCACTTCGGAGTATGATGAGATGTTAAATAATGAATTTAGATTGATGTGCGAACCTGACGGTTCCATATATTTCTTTCCGGTTGGGTTTGTATCATAGTAGGTGGAAGCTGGATATGTGCCATTCACATATATTCTGAGCGTCTCTGCCGTAGTTGTTCCAGACTGATTGAAGACCCCTGCTGCATGATACCAGGTCCCCACGACCATCTCTACTTTTGATCGTACATGGTTAAATGATGGGATGCCTGAATCAGTAAGCACTATTTTGAACTCGATTTTGGGATAGTTGTAGTATTGGATTGACCACCCCCCGAAGAGCTCAACGAAGCGTGCCCCGTCGTTGACCGTACCACTATCGGATAATCATAAATGTCGCTATCTCTCTTCACCCACGCCATCGCCGTAACCCCCGGATCTCTTACTGCAAGTATCATCGAGCTTGTTCCAACCTCTCCCGAAGTAACATTCCGGATATCCAAACGAACCGTGTATGTTCCT
The sequence above is a segment of the uncultured Methanocorpusculum sp. genome. Coding sequences within it:
- a CDS encoding alpha hydrolase, which codes for MLYSGGKDSSLAAVLLSRDYDVELLTFVFDETHAVPSIEAAAKETGFPWKKLVFAPGFLDEVVDRIVHDGHPANAINEIHRRSLCAAAQEYEVVADGTRRDDRVPMRTQSEVQSLEMKYGVSYIRPLLGIGKKEIIRLAEKFFEIAYGETGTIPNGDFENEIRSEMTRRGIDFVSLFPKNHEQSLIIKKKMVNEP
- a CDS encoding 50S ribosomal protein L31e is translated as MVEVQKEQVYVIPLRDVKRVPCYKRANAAIKDIRGYLEHHMKSDDVKLDKSINELVWARGSQKPPRRIRVRAMKFEDGQVQAELAEE
- a CDS encoding 30S ribosomal protein S19e → MTTVFDIPADLLIAKVADELKNESVIKAPEWAEYVKTGVHKEMPPENPDWWYVRSAAVLRRIYVDGPIGVERMRSVYGGLQDRGSKPSHFRKGSGSIARKVMQQLETAGYLEKVTGGRSVSAKGRKFLDNIAYSIKDQAVETAPGLAKY
- a CDS encoding YhbY family RNA-binding protein produces the protein MWVGKNGYTEDLVAEVRHQLDARKVIKIKWLQNSDMNAEEVQDLAKAASAEVIAARGRMVVLGAKNRGKVSETTPSRRTPPKNLSARNKIKSSFLGKK
- the rpl18a gene encoding 50S ribosomal protein L18Ae; this translates as MPKFEVKGTFKNDGQMKPFTKIVDAPSEKLAGEFTLATIGSKHRLERKYITIDAAKAINGE
- a CDS encoding ribonuclease P protein component 4, yielding MAKAEKGVSAKKIAQERVDILFERAKEARDEPELSARYVSLAREMAMKHRVRLAHYHRRSFCPSCHAYFIPGVNLRVRIQHGKIIYTCGICGAVTRIPLNKKTESR
- a CDS encoding clostripain-related cysteine peptidase encodes the protein MADLQTGIAASKPYDIIIFDACQMASLEVADALDTHADFLLASEENVPGIGLNYVGIGKAFSSDPVMTPEEVGKSIISAYISGTNENRKTLSLVRLQKAKNVVASLDVLGTSLKDSLNNEDSLAALGDIYTTVQGYGRSDDGSRVASVDLYQFADLIYANTEDTTELHRAAGSLMTSLQNYVVAEDHSTHFSAANGVSIVAPKEDFTKAIPQSIAFGRNGWYEYFSSYMSKTGSQSQPSASYKSGNTDSRTIVVHDETETTWAFADYVYYTDSNCIIVGQTPLEEIYAHSEDGLWISVPTGEYEEPDWDGSWFVLRSDDKNADVLVSMTYAYSVVEDESVKDVYLIFGNITREINGKDITHPSVITAVVDMNAMKTNYLFVESVSEDGWYSRTNLWGDTKLLPGDVFTPLIEVYNEKEEAISTVYSADSFTFGDDPAEDLVFTALDENNCYWLVELDDYLDDDAFYLEEPDFPDTGAAKSPILPAGMLFGLAAAFLLIKRR
- a CDS encoding translation initiation factor IF-6 — translated: MDQTLSLNGDPNIGVYARVFEDLAVVPVEAPKEFRDKIAEALDVEVIETFIQGSSVIGLLLTGNSRGFVVSGLIQDSELEILQEYGDCLLLGEEMNAAGNVILTNDSFAVVHPDISSVMREMVADFLKVKIIPMSFAGVGTVGMTCACTNTGVLLPARSTPEEIEKLEKSIDNANVAIGTGSVNMGSGLIGTGLLINSKGYLAGNATTGYELGRIEDVFGFL
- the pfdA gene encoding prefoldin subunit alpha → MASNTDQASLEQEVRSLQAYANEYSQQFELLTQQLRFIESARGEALTSTESLEAFSGLEGDVPTLLNLGGGISVHAIVTDTKKILVGIGAGITVEKPVEEAITFLHDRVTEMDASAKRLTESLGKLQEQMRAVEQRMQEIYSQTQHR
- a CDS encoding DNA-binding protein, which encodes MGDDELAEIRRQRMMQMQQQQMAEQDQIQRQQQMQAQIQSVLMQVMEPEARERLNTIRLTKPEFAASVEQQIVSLAQSGRLRQKITDEQLRQLLTQIVPQKKEFNIRRVG
- a CDS encoding 50S ribosomal protein L39e, whose protein sequence is MSKLTKSRKIRLAKATQQNRRVPAWVMIKTKRTVVSHPKRRNWRRSTLKV